In Mesorhizobium sp. M9A.F.Ca.ET.002.03.1.2, the DNA window TATCTCGACCCGACCATCATCCGCGGCGTGACCGAAGACATGGCCATTGCGCGCGAGGAAGTGTTCGGCCCGGTGCTCTCGGTGCTGACCTTTGAATCGATTGAGAAGGCGTTGCGCATCGCCAACGACACGCCCTATGGTTTGTCGGCGGGCGTGTGGAGCGCGAGCATCGACACCTGCATGTCGGTGGCGCGGAATGTGCGTTCGGGAACCGTTTGGGTGAACACTTTCATGGAAGGTTATCCCGAGCTGCCTTTCGGAGGCTACAAGCAGTCCGGTCTCGGACGCGAACTCGGCAAGCGCGCCGTTGAGGATTATACCGAGGAAAAGACAATCCAGTTTCATCGCGGCCAGCGCACCGGATGGTGGGTCGGCTGAGTTGGGAAGAACCCGGTGGACATCCGCCGGTCGTGTAACTGCAACAAGGGAGGAAGTACATGTTGCGCAAATTGCTTATCGGAACGGCTCTCGGGTCGGGTCTTGCGTTCGCGGCCCATGCCCAGGACGTCAAGGAAGTCGAGATGCTGCATTGGTGGACGTCTGGCGGCGAAGCGGCTGCCTTGAACGTGCTCAAGGAGGATCTGGCCAAGCAAGGCTTTGCCTGGAAGGACGTGCCGGTGGCCGGCGGCGGCGGCGACGCTGCCATGACCGCGCTGAAGGCGATGGTCGCGGCCGGCAACTACCCGACCGCCTCGCAGATGCTCGGCTACACCGTGCTCGATTATGCCGAGGCCGGCGTGATGGGCGACCTGACCGAGACGGCGGTAAAGGAAGGCTGGGACAAGTCCGTTCCGGCCGCCCTGCAGAAGTTCTCGGTCTATGACGGCAAGTGGGTCGCGGCTCCGGTCAACGTCCATTCGGTCAACTGGCTGTGGATCAACAAGGCCGTGATGGACAAGATCGGCGGCACCGAGCCCAAGACCTTCGACGACTTCGTCGCGCTGCTCGACAAGGCCAAGGCGGCGGGCGTCATCCCGCTCGCGCTCGGCGGCCAGAACTGGCAGGAAGCCACCATGTTCGATTCGGTCGTGCTGTCGACTGGCGGGCCTGAGTTCTACAAGAAGGCCTTCAACGACCTCGACGAGGAATCCCTGAAGTCCGACACGATGAAGAAGTCGTTCGACAACCTCGCCAAGCTCGTCACCTATGTCGATCCGAACTTCTCGGGCCGCGACTGGAACCTCGCCACCGCCATGGTCATCAAGGGCGATGCCCTGGTGCAGGTCATGGGCGACTGGGCCAAGGGCGAATTCAACGCCGCCAAGAAGACCCCGGACACCGACTACCTGTGCTATCGCTTCCCGGGCACCGACGGCAGCGTGGTCTACAACTCCGACATGTTCGGCATGTTCGACGTTCCGGACGATCGCAAGGCCGCCCAGGCCGCCCTGGCCACCGCCACTTTGTCGAAGAGCTTCCAGTCGGCCTTCAACGTCGTCAAGGGCTCGGTCCCGGCCCGCACCGACGTGCCCGACACCGACTTCGACGCTTGCGGCAAGAAGGGCATAGCCGACCTGAAGGCCGCTAACGATGGCGGCACGCTGTTCGGTTCGCTGGCGCAAGGCTATGGCGCGCCGCCAGCCGTCGCCAATGCTTACAAGGACGTCGTCTCGAAGTTCGTCCACGGCCAGATCAAGACCTCGGACGAGGCCGTGACGCAGCTGGTCAGCGCGATCGAAGACGCCAAGTAGGGCCTCCTCCGCTGGAAACACCTTCCCCGCGCAAGCGGGGGAGGTTCTCCCGAGGCAAAGGTTGGAGCCGTTTTGATCGACACGTTTCGGGGTGCCGGTGGGCTCCAAGATACCCGATGAGTCGATCCCGGATGAGCCGTTACTGGATGAGCCAATGAGCACGGTTGCCGAAACCAATATCAAGCCGACGCCGGAGCGTGGTGCGCGCCCGGGAGCCTCCATGCGTTCGCGCCTGCAGGACGCGCTGCCGAAAATCGTGCTGGCGCCAAGCTTTGCGATCACTGTCGTCTTCGTTTACGGCTTCATTCTGTGGACGGTCTATCTGTCCTTCACCAACTCCAAGACCTTCCCGTCCTATGCCATATCAGGGTCACGCGCCTATCAGCGGCTGTGGCGCTGGACCTTCGAGAGCGACCCGCCGTCGAGCTGGTACACGTCGATCACCAACATGGGCATTTTCGGCTTTCTCTACGTCTTCATCTGCCTGGCGCTCGGCCTGTTGCTGGCGATCCTGCTCGACCAGAAGATCCGCGGCGAAGGCATGTTGCGGCCGATCTATCTCTACCCGATGGCGCTGTCCTTCATCGTCACCGGCGTCGCCTGGAAATGGTTCCTCGATCCCGGCCTCGGCCTTGAGCAGACGCTGCATCAATGGGGCTGGACGAGCTTCCATTTCGACTGGATCAAGAACAAGGATTTCGTCATCTACACCGTGGTGATCGCCGGCGTCTGGCAGGCCTCGGGCTTCATCATGGCGATGTTCCTCGCCGGCCTGCGCGGCATTGACGGCGAGATCATGAAGGCGGCGCAGATCGATGGCGCCACCACTTTCCAGCTCTATCGCCGCATCGTCATCCCGCTGCTGCGGCCGGTGTTTCTCTCGGCCTTCATCGTGCTCGCCCACCTCGCCATCAAGTCCTACGATCTGGTCGTCGCGCTGACCAGCGGCGGGCCGGGCGGCTCGGCCTGGCTGCCGTCGAACTTCATGTATGAGTACACCTTCAAGCGTAACGAAATGGCCGTCGGCTCGGCCAGCGCCGTGATCATGCTGATGACCATCACCGCGATCATCGTACCCTATCTCTATTCCGAGCTCAGGGAGAAGCCGCGATGAGCGTCATTGCTTCGCCCGCTCGCCAGAGCACTGGCGGCACCAGCGCCAGGACAATCAACCGCATCGTCATCTACGGGCTGCTGGCGCTGTTCGCACTGTTTTACCTGATGCCTCTGTTCGTCATGCTGGTGACCTCGTTCAAGACCATGGAGGAGATCCAGAACGGCAACATGCTGGCGCTGCCGCAGGCGCCGACCTTCGAGCCTTGGGCGAAAGCCTGGGGCGAGACCTGCGTCGGCCTCACCTGCGCCGGCATCAAGGGCTATTTCTGGAATTCCATCAAGATGGTGGTTCCGGCAGTGCTGATCTCGACCCTGCTCGGCGCCCTCAACGGCTATGTCTTGACCAAATGGCGCTTCCGCGGCCACACGCTGGTCTTCGGCCTGATGCTGTTTGCCTGCTTCATCCCGTTCCAGTCAGTGCTGTTGCCGATGGCGACGATCCTCGGCAGCCTCGGCCGCTTCGGCGTGACGCTGCGCAACGCAACGGGGTTTTCGTTCGGCTTGGGCAATCCGACCGTCAACCTCGTCTTCGTTCACGTCGTCTACGGCCTTGGCTTCACCACCTTGTTCTTCCGCAACTACTACGAGGCTTTCCCGACCGAGCTTATCAAAGCGGCACAGGTCGACGGGGCCAGCTTCTTCCAGATCTTCCGGCGCATCATGCTGCCGAATTCGATGCCGATCTTCGTCGTCACCGTCATCTACCAGTTCACCAACATCTGGAACGACTTCCTGTTCGCCTCCGCCTATGCCGGCACGGGCGACGCGATGCCGATGACCGTGGCGTTGAACAACGTCGTCAACACCTCGACCGGCGTCGTCGAATACAACGTCAACATGGCGGCGGCTATGATCGCCGCACTGCCTACCCTTCTCGTCTACGTGGTCGCTGGCCGCTATTTCGTGCGTGGCCTGATGGCCGGCGCCGTCAAAGGATAATCGGATGGCTTTTCTCGAAATTGCTGGGCTGAAGAAGCGGTTCGGATCGGTGGAGATCCTGAAGGGGATCGACGTCGATCTCGAAAAGGGCGGCTTCCTCGTGCTGGTCGGCCCGTCCGGCTGCGGCAAGTCCACCCTGCTCAACACCATCGCCGGCCTCGAAACCATCACCGAAGGCGAAATCCGCGTCGACGGCCGCACGATTAACGATCTTCATCCTTCGAAGCGCGACATCGCCATGGTGTTCCAGAGCTATGCGCTCTATCCCAACATGACAGTAGCCGGAAACATTGCCTTCGGCATGGAGATGCGCGGCGTACCGGCTCAGGAGCGCCAGAAGGCGATCGACAAGGTGGCGAAAGTCCTGCAGATCGGCCATCTTTTGCAGCGCAAGCCGAGCCAGCTCTCCGGCGGCCAGCGCCAGCGCGTCGCCATGGGCCGGGCGCTGGTGCGCGACCCCAAGCTGTTCCTGTTCGACGAGCCGCTCTCCAATCTTGACGCCAAGCTGCGCGTCGACATGCGCATCGAGATCAAGCGCCTGCACGCGACCACCGGCACCACGATCGTTTATGTCACCCACGATCAGATCGAGGCAATGACGCTGGCCACCAAGATCGCGGTGATGCGTGACGGCGAGGTGCAGCAGTTCGGCACGCCGGCCGAGATCTACAACAACCCGACCAATCTGTTCGTTGCCGACTTCATGGGCT includes these proteins:
- a CDS encoding ABC transporter substrate-binding protein codes for the protein MLRKLLIGTALGSGLAFAAHAQDVKEVEMLHWWTSGGEAAALNVLKEDLAKQGFAWKDVPVAGGGGDAAMTALKAMVAAGNYPTASQMLGYTVLDYAEAGVMGDLTETAVKEGWDKSVPAALQKFSVYDGKWVAAPVNVHSVNWLWINKAVMDKIGGTEPKTFDDFVALLDKAKAAGVIPLALGGQNWQEATMFDSVVLSTGGPEFYKKAFNDLDEESLKSDTMKKSFDNLAKLVTYVDPNFSGRDWNLATAMVIKGDALVQVMGDWAKGEFNAAKKTPDTDYLCYRFPGTDGSVVYNSDMFGMFDVPDDRKAAQAALATATLSKSFQSAFNVVKGSVPARTDVPDTDFDACGKKGIADLKAANDGGTLFGSLAQGYGAPPAVANAYKDVVSKFVHGQIKTSDEAVTQLVSAIEDAK
- a CDS encoding sugar ABC transporter permease is translated as MSTVAETNIKPTPERGARPGASMRSRLQDALPKIVLAPSFAITVVFVYGFILWTVYLSFTNSKTFPSYAISGSRAYQRLWRWTFESDPPSSWYTSITNMGIFGFLYVFICLALGLLLAILLDQKIRGEGMLRPIYLYPMALSFIVTGVAWKWFLDPGLGLEQTLHQWGWTSFHFDWIKNKDFVIYTVVIAGVWQASGFIMAMFLAGLRGIDGEIMKAAQIDGATTFQLYRRIVIPLLRPVFLSAFIVLAHLAIKSYDLVVALTSGGPGGSAWLPSNFMYEYTFKRNEMAVGSASAVIMLMTITAIIVPYLYSELREKPR
- a CDS encoding carbohydrate ABC transporter permease; amino-acid sequence: MSVIASPARQSTGGTSARTINRIVIYGLLALFALFYLMPLFVMLVTSFKTMEEIQNGNMLALPQAPTFEPWAKAWGETCVGLTCAGIKGYFWNSIKMVVPAVLISTLLGALNGYVLTKWRFRGHTLVFGLMLFACFIPFQSVLLPMATILGSLGRFGVTLRNATGFSFGLGNPTVNLVFVHVVYGLGFTTLFFRNYYEAFPTELIKAAQVDGASFFQIFRRIMLPNSMPIFVVTVIYQFTNIWNDFLFASAYAGTGDAMPMTVALNNVVNTSTGVVEYNVNMAAAMIAALPTLLVYVVAGRYFVRGLMAGAVKG
- a CDS encoding ABC transporter ATP-binding protein produces the protein MAFLEIAGLKKRFGSVEILKGIDVDLEKGGFLVLVGPSGCGKSTLLNTIAGLETITEGEIRVDGRTINDLHPSKRDIAMVFQSYALYPNMTVAGNIAFGMEMRGVPAQERQKAIDKVAKVLQIGHLLQRKPSQLSGGQRQRVAMGRALVRDPKLFLFDEPLSNLDAKLRVDMRIEIKRLHATTGTTIVYVTHDQIEAMTLATKIAVMRDGEVQQFGTPAEIYNNPTNLFVADFMGSPAMNLVPATIGGNGNALSVVLQREARDPISLPLANAPAGLSAFQGKPIIFGVRPEALTDPEGAERNASNIATADCHIEVVEPAGSDTFAVTNLGGKAVVARLRADANIQPGTSTPLAFNLTKAVFFDPATENRIL